One genomic region from Lachnospiraceae bacterium encodes:
- a CDS encoding sn-glycerol-1-phosphate dehydrogenase, translated as MSDSIFPLDSISALAGRTFACSCGRTHAIHTQKLVIAHGAIHDVFHSGLTGTPFIVADVNTWPLAPQSWQPLPHYVLTHEPLQADEYTLGDLLIETALQPFDYLIALGSGTIGDSTRYLASILHKPFINVCTAPSMDGAASCHSPLIHHSFKTTYPAAAPYAIYFDLDIMAAAPQAMIAAGFADIEGKHVATLDWYLGHLATGEAYCPEICRLTMDAVQRCEAACLGLAARDNAAIQSLAEALMLSSLAMQLNITSRPASGMEHLISHAWENYGIQHQEPAHLHGDKVGIGTLIACEVYHEFFKEKRMPKTELDGIRYDVILAHWDELKEKADALYAKQDAIARRILKAGGPIYPTELHIRPEAIRYGFAHMTDGRPRITIAHLIEKMGLQEEILSPICHRWCLL; from the coding sequence ATGTCTGATTCTATCTTTCCCTTAGATTCCATTTCCGCTTTAGCGGGCCGCACCTTCGCCTGCTCCTGCGGACGTACGCACGCCATTCATACGCAAAAGCTGGTGATTGCCCATGGCGCTATCCATGATGTCTTCCACAGCGGACTCACCGGTACGCCTTTCATTGTAGCCGACGTCAACACATGGCCGCTCGCGCCGCAGAGCTGGCAACCGCTGCCGCATTATGTTCTCACCCATGAGCCCCTGCAGGCGGATGAATATACGCTGGGCGACCTGCTCATCGAGACTGCATTGCAGCCGTTTGATTATCTGATCGCGCTTGGCTCCGGCACCATCGGCGACAGTACGCGCTATTTAGCCAGTATCCTGCACAAACCCTTTATCAATGTCTGCACCGCGCCCTCCATGGATGGCGCGGCCTCCTGCCACTCTCCGCTCATCCATCACAGCTTCAAAACTACCTATCCGGCTGCTGCCCCTTACGCAATCTATTTTGATCTGGACATCATGGCGGCTGCACCGCAGGCCATGATCGCCGCCGGCTTTGCCGATATCGAAGGCAAGCATGTGGCTACGCTGGATTGGTATCTGGGGCATCTGGCCACCGGAGAGGCCTACTGCCCTGAAATCTGCCGCCTGACAATGGATGCTGTTCAGCGCTGTGAGGCTGCCTGCCTTGGCCTGGCCGCCCGCGATAACGCTGCGATTCAAAGTCTGGCGGAGGCGCTGATGCTCTCCAGTCTGGCCATGCAGCTCAACATCACCTCGCGCCCTGCCTCCGGCATGGAGCATCTGATCTCCCACGCTTGGGAGAACTATGGTATACAGCATCAGGAGCCTGCCCATCTGCATGGCGATAAGGTGGGCATCGGTACTTTAATTGCCTGTGAAGTATATCATGAATTTTTTAAAGAAAAACGAATGCCCAAGACAGAGCTGGACGGCATCCGCTATGACGTCATTTTAGCGCACTGGGATGAGCTGAAGGAAAAGGCCGACGCTCTCTACGCCAAACAGGACGCCATTGCGCGCCGCATTTTAAAGGCCGGAGGCCCCATCTACCCTACTGAGCTCCATATCCGTCCGGAAGCCATTCGCTACGGTTTTGCCCATATGACCGATGGCCGTCCGCGCATCACCATCGCGCATCTGATTGAGAAAATGGGGCTTCAGGAAGAAATCCTCAGCCCCATCTGTCATCGCTGGTGTTTATTATAA
- a CDS encoding DUF4838 domain-containing protein codes for MNIQTLSSAKPSRFAAKELESYLVRMGCPQLSYQLDVADLSGYGLPAVADASLDDQYYIHVDADKQQILGNNPRALLLGVYRYLTLIGCRFLRPGKQYEVVPTLTCVSDFYAKEAHTADLRHRGACLEGADSIENMLDFLDWSPKIGFNSFFFQFKYPHTFLERWFSHSNNPLLKPVKWTMEDSERLMPALNDAMTERGILQHRVGHGWTSETIGCSATGWDAEEAEFDEKTQMMIAEVNGKRELFHGIPTNTNLCLTNPDAVERFSDLVVDYAKENPDTDYLHIWLADGVNNSCECENCRKLRPSDHYVALLNRIDEKLTAIASSTRLVMLLYVDLLWAPVQTKIKNPDRFVLMFAPITRTFEQAYSEHGELPAAPEFHLNHLQFPKDIETNLAFLKDWQKMAGCDAFVYDYPLGRAHYGDPSYVGISRIIYKDLQFNRQLGLNGINSCQELRAGFPNALPNYVMARTSMDLSLSFEEIAAEYYEAAYGADGAALLPLMDELSSLFSTDYILNHGSRVNAALAAHMQQVPAVLARIEALMQSRPADQNPVQAHMWSELRFFLDYTRTFANIVELSAGDHPEEANAVLENEFKPLVQQHEMVDQGGLDVFRLQHILAYPFRAERP; via the coding sequence ATGAACATTCAAACCCTTTCCAGTGCCAAGCCGAGCCGCTTTGCGGCAAAAGAACTAGAATCCTACCTTGTCCGCATGGGCTGCCCGCAGCTGAGCTACCAGCTGGACGTAGCCGATCTTTCAGGCTATGGCCTGCCTGCCGTGGCAGACGCTTCTCTGGACGATCAGTATTACATTCATGTCGATGCTGACAAACAGCAGATTCTGGGCAACAATCCCCGCGCGCTGCTGCTTGGCGTATACCGCTACCTGACCCTGATCGGCTGCCGCTTCCTGCGGCCCGGCAAGCAGTATGAGGTCGTACCGACACTGACCTGTGTTTCCGATTTTTACGCCAAGGAAGCACACACCGCCGATTTGCGCCACCGCGGCGCCTGCCTGGAGGGGGCGGATTCGATTGAAAATATGCTGGATTTTTTGGATTGGTCGCCCAAAATCGGCTTTAACAGCTTTTTCTTCCAGTTTAAATATCCGCATACGTTTTTGGAGCGCTGGTTCAGCCACTCTAACAATCCGCTGCTGAAGCCGGTGAAGTGGACGATGGAGGATTCGGAGCGCCTGATGCCGGCTCTGAATGATGCGATGACGGAGCGCGGCATTTTGCAGCACCGCGTGGGCCATGGCTGGACGAGCGAGACGATTGGCTGCTCGGCGACCGGCTGGGATGCGGAAGAGGCTGAGTTTGATGAGAAAACTCAGATGATGATTGCGGAGGTAAACGGCAAGCGCGAGCTGTTCCACGGCATCCCGACCAATACCAATCTCTGCCTGACCAATCCGGACGCAGTGGAAAGATTTTCGGATCTGGTGGTGGACTATGCGAAAGAAAATCCGGATACGGATTATCTGCATATCTGGCTGGCGGATGGCGTGAACAATTCCTGCGAATGTGAAAACTGCCGCAAGCTGCGCCCCTCTGATCATTATGTGGCTTTGCTGAACCGAATTGATGAGAAGCTGACGGCTATCGCTTCTTCTACGCGCCTGGTGATGCTGCTCTATGTTGACCTTTTATGGGCTCCTGTGCAGACTAAAATCAAGAATCCCGATCGCTTTGTACTGATGTTTGCACCCATTACGCGTACATTTGAGCAGGCGTATTCTGAACACGGTGAGCTGCCGGCGGCCCCTGAATTTCATCTGAATCATCTGCAGTTTCCAAAAGACATCGAGACCAATCTGGCCTTTTTAAAGGACTGGCAGAAAATGGCTGGCTGTGATGCGTTTGTGTATGACTATCCTCTTGGACGCGCGCACTATGGCGATCCGTCCTATGTGGGCATCTCCCGGATCATTTATAAAGACCTGCAGTTTAACCGTCAGCTTGGCCTGAACGGTATCAACAGCTGTCAGGAGCTGCGCGCCGGATTTCCGAATGCGCTGCCGAACTATGTGATGGCGCGGACCTCTATGGATCTTTCTCTTTCCTTTGAAGAGATTGCTGCTGAATATTATGAAGCGGCCTATGGCGCCGACGGTGCTGCGCTGCTGCCGCTGATGGATGAGCTTTCTTCTTTGTTCAGTACAGATTATATTTTAAATCATGGTTCCCGCGTAAATGCAGCGCTAGCGGCGCACATGCAGCAGGTACCGGCGGTGCTTGCCCGGATCGAAGCGCTGATGCAAAGCCGTCCGGCCGACCAGAATCCGGTGCAGGCCCATATGTGGAGCGAGCTTCGTTTCTTCCTTGACTATACGCGAACCTTTGCTAACATTGTGGAGCTCTCTGCCGGTGATCATCCTGAGGAAGCGAATGCCGTTTTGGAAAATGAATTTAAGCCTTTGGTGCAGCAGCATGAAATGGTGGATCAAGGCGGCCTTGACGTTTTCCGTCTGCAGCATATTCTGGCCTATCCGTTCCGGGCGGAGCGTCCTTAA
- a CDS encoding sulfatase-like hydrolase/transferase: MRQPNILFILADDQRFHTIHALGNEDIQTPHLDRLVREGTAFTHAHIPGGTSGAVCMPSRAMIHSGKSLFHLYESGAEIPADHTTMGECFRANGYHTIGIGKWHNGTASYARSFSYGDEIFFGGMWDHWNVPVNSYHPDGKYENVIRSTPDFFHANHPMDTIAERITAGKHSTELFTDAAIRFIRQPHEEPFFLYTALLAPHDPRTMPERFRTMYDPAKLSLPANFAADHFDFGINPSVGEDRDENLAAHPRTETEIRQHLADYYAMISHIDEQVGRLLEALESTGQLENTIIVYTGDNGLAIGCHGLMGKQNLYEHSIRVPLILRGPGIESGARRSAYVYLMDIYPTLCELCGLSVPDSVEGKSFKGILEDAALTTRPHLYLAYTHLIRAIKDERFKLIRYKQQPEETQLFDLQEDPEETVNLYHDPSYQATAAALETLLLAERGHCEDAADNVYTQRFWNE, from the coding sequence ATGAGACAACCGAATATTCTGTTTATTCTGGCAGATGATCAGCGCTTTCATACGATTCATGCACTTGGCAATGAGGATATCCAGACGCCTCATCTGGACCGACTGGTACGGGAGGGCACTGCGTTTACGCATGCCCATATCCCGGGCGGCACCTCGGGCGCTGTCTGCATGCCGAGCCGTGCGATGATCCATTCCGGCAAATCTCTGTTTCACCTTTATGAATCCGGCGCCGAAATCCCTGCAGATCACACAACCATGGGCGAATGTTTTCGGGCAAACGGATATCATACGATCGGTATCGGCAAATGGCACAATGGAACCGCCTCGTACGCCCGCAGCTTTTCTTACGGCGATGAAATATTCTTCGGCGGGATGTGGGATCATTGGAACGTCCCGGTCAACTCATATCATCCTGATGGAAAATATGAGAATGTCATTCGCAGCACACCTGACTTTTTCCATGCCAATCATCCGATGGATACCATTGCGGAGCGCATTACGGCCGGCAAGCATTCTACGGAGCTTTTTACCGATGCGGCCATTCGATTTATCCGGCAGCCTCATGAAGAGCCGTTTTTTCTCTATACCGCGCTGCTCGCGCCGCATGATCCGCGCACGATGCCGGAACGCTTCCGTACGATGTATGATCCTGCCAAGCTTTCACTGCCTGCAAATTTTGCTGCTGATCATTTTGACTTTGGCATCAATCCATCTGTCGGAGAGGACCGTGATGAAAATTTAGCGGCGCATCCGCGCACAGAGACTGAGATTCGCCAGCATCTTGCGGATTATTATGCCATGATCTCCCATATCGACGAGCAGGTAGGCCGCCTTTTAGAGGCACTGGAAAGCACCGGTCAGCTGGAAAATACGATCATTGTCTATACCGGCGATAATGGGCTTGCCATCGGCTGTCACGGCCTGATGGGAAAGCAAAACCTGTATGAGCACAGCATCCGTGTACCGCTGATTCTGCGCGGTCCTGGCATTGAGTCCGGCGCCAGGCGCAGTGCCTATGTGTATCTGATGGACATCTACCCTACGCTTTGCGAGCTCTGCGGACTATCCGTTCCTGACTCTGTAGAGGGAAAAAGCTTTAAGGGCATTTTAGAGGATGCCGCGCTAACCACAAGGCCGCATCTTTATCTGGCCTATACGCATCTGATCCGGGCGATTAAGGATGAGCGCTTCAAGCTCATCCGTTATAAGCAGCAGCCGGAGGAAACGCAGCTTTTTGATTTGCAGGAAGATCCGGAGGAAACGGTGAATCTTTATCATGATCCTTCTTATCAGGCGACGGCGGCGGCATTGGAAACCCTGCTGCTTGCAGAGCGCGGGCACTGTGAAGATGCCGCAGATAATGTTTACACGCAGCGGTTTTGGAATGAGTGA
- a CDS encoding EamA family transporter, which translates to MWLIMAVLSALFAGLTSILAKCGIKKTDSDVATALRTVVVLIFSWVMVWIVGSAGSIREISTKSFVFLILSGLATGASWLCYFKALSLGDVNQVVPIDKSSTILSVLLAMVLFQETEHWAVKLVSTAMLAVGIFWMIEKKQGGGKAQNHQWLLYAVLSAVFAALTSILAKLGISGVESNLGTAIRTVVVLVMAWLMVGIKGKQKQLKTIDGRELIYIGLSGLATGASWLCYYYAIQNGVVSVVVPIDKLSVVVTVIFSYFVFKEKLSKRALAGLLLMVAGTLLMAMAA; encoded by the coding sequence ATGTGGCTTATTATGGCTGTTTTATCGGCTCTGTTTGCGGGTCTGACGTCAATTTTGGCAAAATGCGGGATTAAAAAGACGGACTCCGATGTGGCAACGGCGCTGCGTACAGTGGTGGTGCTGATCTTTTCCTGGGTGATGGTATGGATTGTGGGCTCTGCGGGCAGCATAAGGGAGATCAGCACGAAATCCTTTGTGTTTTTGATCTTGTCCGGACTGGCAACGGGCGCTTCGTGGCTTTGCTACTTCAAAGCCCTGTCGCTGGGAGATGTGAATCAGGTGGTGCCGATCGATAAGTCGAGTACGATTCTTTCAGTGCTGCTGGCGATGGTCCTGTTTCAAGAGACGGAGCACTGGGCGGTTAAGCTGGTCAGCACAGCGATGCTGGCGGTGGGCATTTTTTGGATGATTGAGAAAAAGCAGGGAGGCGGCAAAGCGCAAAATCATCAGTGGCTGCTCTATGCGGTGCTTTCTGCGGTGTTTGCAGCGCTGACCTCCATTTTGGCCAAGCTGGGCATCAGCGGCGTAGAGTCAAATCTAGGGACGGCCATCCGCACGGTAGTGGTGCTGGTGATGGCATGGCTGATGGTGGGTATCAAGGGCAAGCAGAAGCAGCTGAAAACGATTGACGGCAGGGAGCTGATCTACATAGGGCTGTCGGGGCTGGCGACAGGAGCGTCATGGCTCTGCTATTATTATGCGATTCAAAATGGCGTTGTCAGCGTGGTCGTGCCCATTGATAAGCTGAGCGTGGTTGTGACGGTGATCTTCTCTTATTTTGTTTTTAAAGAAAAACTGAGCAAACGGGCACTGGCAGGACTGCTGCTGATGGTGGCGGGGACGCTGCTGATGGCAATGGCCGCATAA
- a CDS encoding toll/interleukin-1 receptor domain-containing protein, with protein sequence MMTYKCKMCGGALEISNNETVATCEYCGTKQTLPKLDDERRANLYDRASHFRRSNEFDKAIGIYEQILNEDNTDAEAYWSLVLCRYGIEYVEDPVSHKRVPTVNRTQLTSIFNDNNYKAALQYADGYQRSIYENEAKIINEIQKEILSISQKEESFDVFICYKETDNDGRRTPDSVLANELYHQLMQEGFKVFFARITLEDKLGHAYEPYIFAALNSAKVMVVLGTKPEFFKAAWVRNEWSRYLALIKQGQNKMLIPAYKDMDPYDLPEEFSHLQAQDISKLGFMQDLIRGIKKIIQTDKALVKEFGVLGGNTNIAPLLKRIFMFLEDKDWNAANEYCEKVLDIDPENALAYLGKLMAELKVSKQENLKDCEKPFRNSNNYQKIIRFADDELKTALSDYIEHINKRNKEAYLKSCYNRAKDAMSAANTENAYKEAAQLFEVISGYLDSAVLANDCYEKAEITRKDAILADGNAKMTGEAVSNYEVAIKLFESISGWKDADEKICVCQRRIEEIKAKEEADRLERKQIYRNEAERIAKRNKKIVIITIPIVCAIIAFIIVLNTVIIPNSKYNNAIALLDAGNLDDAYSIFQELGSYKDSASQAENIRLTKNEEQLKSAKVGDYIFWGAYEQDNNTDNGKEDIEWLVLEIKEDKALVISKYALDCKLYLEKNVAWESCSLREWLNNEFLNDAFYTNEKARICTVTVSVDENPKSSANPGNATQDQVFLLSITEANQYFSSDQARQCKPTGYAVTNGALEYEGNCGWWLRSPGNSQDCIANVNSDGAIDEKGINAWSGFGGTYAARPALWIDLNSSN encoded by the coding sequence ATGATGACATATAAATGCAAAATGTGTGGTGGCGCGCTTGAAATTAGTAATAATGAAACGGTTGCAACCTGTGAATATTGCGGCACCAAACAAACATTGCCAAAACTGGATGATGAGCGCCGGGCAAATTTATATGACAGAGCCAGTCATTTTCGTCGTAGTAATGAATTTGATAAGGCAATAGGCATCTATGAACAGATTCTCAATGAAGATAACACCGATGCGGAAGCCTATTGGTCACTCGTTCTTTGTCGCTATGGGATTGAATATGTTGAAGACCCTGTTTCCCACAAACGTGTACCTACGGTAAATAGAACGCAATTAACATCGATCTTTAATGATAATAACTATAAAGCTGCGTTGCAGTATGCTGATGGCTATCAAAGAAGTATTTATGAGAACGAGGCCAAGATAATCAATGAAATACAAAAAGAAATTCTTTCGATTTCTCAAAAAGAAGAATCCTTTGATGTGTTCATCTGTTACAAAGAAACCGACAATGATGGTCGTCGTACCCCCGATAGCGTTCTAGCAAATGAGCTGTACCATCAACTTATGCAGGAAGGGTTTAAGGTGTTCTTTGCTCGTATTACACTTGAAGATAAGCTTGGCCATGCCTATGAACCCTATATTTTTGCAGCGTTAAATTCCGCTAAGGTGATGGTAGTGCTGGGTACTAAGCCTGAATTTTTTAAGGCGGCATGGGTGCGTAACGAATGGAGCCGTTATCTCGCTTTGATTAAACAGGGGCAAAACAAGATGCTGATTCCTGCCTACAAGGATATGGATCCTTATGATTTACCTGAGGAATTTTCGCATCTTCAGGCACAGGACATATCCAAGCTTGGTTTTATGCAGGATTTAATTCGAGGTATCAAGAAGATTATACAGACGGATAAAGCCCTAGTAAAAGAATTTGGTGTTTTAGGGGGAAATACTAACATAGCACCCCTATTAAAACGTATCTTTATGTTTTTAGAGGACAAGGATTGGAATGCTGCCAATGAGTATTGTGAAAAGGTGTTGGATATTGACCCCGAAAATGCATTAGCATATCTCGGCAAACTGATGGCAGAGCTTAAAGTAAGCAAACAGGAAAATCTGAAAGACTGTGAAAAGCCCTTTAGAAACAGTAATAACTATCAAAAAATCATTCGTTTTGCCGACGATGAGTTGAAGACAGCACTTTCTGATTATATAGAGCACATTAACAAGCGAAATAAGGAAGCATATTTAAAAAGCTGTTATAACCGTGCTAAAGATGCTATGTCAGCGGCCAATACAGAGAATGCATATAAAGAAGCGGCGCAGCTCTTTGAAGTTATTAGCGGATATCTGGATTCTGCTGTGCTTGCAAATGATTGTTATGAAAAAGCAGAAATTACAAGAAAAGATGCAATTCTTGCTGATGGAAACGCTAAAATGACTGGTGAGGCTGTTTCTAACTATGAAGTGGCAATCAAGCTGTTCGAATCTATCTCTGGCTGGAAAGATGCAGATGAAAAAATCTGCGTTTGTCAAAGGCGAATTGAAGAAATCAAAGCCAAAGAGGAAGCCGATCGCTTAGAACGCAAACAAATATATCGTAATGAAGCAGAGCGTATTGCTAAACGAAATAAGAAAATTGTGATTATCACAATTCCCATTGTTTGTGCGATTATTGCATTTATTATTGTTTTGAATACTGTGATTATTCCTAACAGCAAATACAACAATGCAATCGCATTATTGGATGCCGGAAATCTTGATGATGCATATAGCATTTTTCAAGAGCTTGGGAGTTATAAAGATTCTGCCAGCCAAGCAGAAAATATCAGATTGACAAAAAATGAAGAACAGCTGAAAAGTGCAAAGGTTGGCGACTATATTTTTTGGGGTGCATATGAGCAAGATAATAACACCGATAATGGCAAGGAAGACATTGAGTGGCTTGTACTTGAGATAAAAGAGGACAAGGCTCTTGTAATCAGTAAGTATGCTCTTGATTGCAAACTGTATCTCGAAAAAAATGTTGCTTGGGAATCCTGCTCGCTTCGAGAGTGGCTAAATAACGAATTTTTAAATGATGCATTTTACACCAATGAAAAGGCGAGGATTTGTACAGTAACGGTATCTGTTGATGAAAATCCGAAATCCAGTGCAAACCCAGGTAACGCAACTCAGGATCAGGTATTTTTATTGAGTATAACGGAGGCTAACCAATATTTTAGCTCTGATCAAGCAAGGCAATGCAAGCCAACGGGGTATGCAGTTACTAATGGAGCTTTGGAATATGAGGGCAACTGCGGCTGGTGGCTGCGGTCGCCTGGCAATAGTCAGGATTGTATTGCTAATGTTAATAGTGACGGTGCCATCGACGAGAAGGGGATTAATGCTTGGAGTGGTTTCGGCGGTACCTATGCGGCCCGTCCTGCTTTGTGGATTGATCTTAACTCTTCAAACTGA
- a CDS encoding radical SAM protein → MCDKINLGSCRLCPRRCGVNRLQAAGFCGAGAQMRVAKAMLHHGEEPCIGGEAGAGAVFFSGCNLRCVFCQNYEISWENHGWPVSEARLAEILLHLQEQGACCIDLVSPTPYTLQLKAVLTAVKPELRIPVVYNCGGYEEPEALRLLEGLIDVYLPDLKYFDRGVAARYCGCADYFEKAQAALQEMYRQVGACELDAQGLLRKGLLVRHLVLPGAYKDSMELMKWLGEAFPAESIRMSLLSQYTPFGRAEEYPEINRRVTTYEYEKVIDQALASGLIGYRQERSSSTMALRPEFDGEGIL, encoded by the coding sequence ATGTGTGATAAAATCAATTTGGGGAGTTGTAGACTCTGTCCCCGAAGATGCGGAGTCAATCGTCTGCAGGCGGCCGGGTTTTGCGGCGCCGGCGCTCAGATGCGGGTGGCAAAGGCAATGCTGCATCATGGCGAAGAGCCCTGCATTGGCGGAGAGGCAGGCGCCGGAGCGGTGTTTTTCAGCGGCTGCAATCTGCGCTGCGTGTTTTGCCAAAACTATGAAATCAGCTGGGAAAATCATGGATGGCCGGTTTCGGAAGCAAGGCTGGCGGAGATTCTGCTGCACCTGCAGGAGCAGGGGGCCTGCTGCATCGATTTAGTAAGTCCGACGCCCTATACGCTGCAGCTGAAAGCTGTGCTGACTGCGGTGAAGCCGGAGCTTCGGATTCCGGTTGTGTATAATTGCGGCGGCTATGAGGAGCCAGAGGCGCTCCGTCTGCTGGAAGGCTTGATTGACGTATATTTGCCGGATCTGAAATACTTTGACAGAGGGGTCGCGGCAAGGTATTGCGGCTGTGCCGATTATTTTGAGAAGGCGCAGGCGGCGCTGCAGGAGATGTACCGGCAGGTGGGAGCCTGTGAGCTGGATGCGCAGGGGCTTTTGCGCAAGGGGCTCTTGGTGCGGCATCTGGTGCTGCCGGGGGCTTATAAGGATAGCATGGAGCTGATGAAGTGGCTGGGTGAGGCGTTTCCGGCGGAGAGCATCCGCATGAGCCTGCTGAGTCAGTATACGCCGTTTGGCCGGGCGGAGGAGTATCCGGAGATTAACCGCCGCGTGACGACGTATGAATATGAAAAGGTGATCGATCAGGCGCTTGCGAGCGGGCTGATTGGATACAGGCAGGAAAGAAGCTCGTCGACGATGGCGCTGCGGCCGGAGTTTGACGGGGAGGGCATTTTATAA
- a CDS encoding sulfatase-like hydrolase/transferase: MAKRKNVLLILSDQQRLDTVSAYGMNEIVKTPHIDELAAEGMKFTNAYTTSAICAPARASVMTGLYPHKHGVIDNFTDIVEGTPLLGECMREAGYYCGYAGKWHVSPSKTPEECGFHDGKPFMGYAFPGSQVFPHLIFNQPPDNEPNYYEEYLKENGFEGTDVSHGFLGDNPALQIQEMFCKHEGPIESTIEYFVAQETKRIIDIAKNQDKPFFIWSNFWGPHSPSIVPEPYYSMYDPASIPEHPSYCETFEDKPYGYYLSEKMWGLGNYGWKGFQEIIARYYGHCTMIDDMVGMIIDKLKEEGLYEDTIIIYSADHGDCLGAHKLIEKGAFTFEEIYHIPMVVKGAGIKDNESFVTLQELMPTILDIAGAQPPKPVDGESILPLMMGEKESNGRTEVYGEYHNHFYIARQRMVRDHDYQLTFNESERGELYDLKKDPYQLHNVCYDPAYAEVKKEYLEKMSRYMKETNDPAGVWFHRIKEFY, encoded by the coding sequence ATGGCAAAGCGTAAGAATGTGCTGCTGATTTTGTCGGATCAGCAGCGGCTGGATACGGTGAGCGCGTACGGCATGAATGAGATTGTGAAGACGCCGCATATTGATGAGCTGGCGGCGGAGGGCATGAAGTTTACGAATGCCTATACGACGTCGGCGATCTGTGCGCCGGCCCGGGCCAGTGTGATGACGGGGCTTTATCCGCATAAGCATGGCGTGATTGATAACTTTACGGATATCGTAGAGGGGACGCCGCTTTTGGGCGAGTGCATGCGGGAGGCCGGCTATTACTGCGGCTATGCCGGAAAGTGGCATGTGTCGCCGTCGAAGACGCCTGAGGAATGCGGGTTCCATGACGGCAAGCCGTTTATGGGCTATGCATTTCCGGGCAGCCAGGTGTTTCCGCATCTGATTTTTAATCAGCCGCCGGATAATGAGCCGAATTATTATGAAGAGTATCTGAAGGAGAATGGGTTTGAAGGGACGGATGTATCGCATGGCTTTTTGGGCGATAATCCGGCGCTGCAGATCCAGGAGATGTTCTGTAAGCATGAGGGTCCGATTGAAAGTACGATTGAGTATTTTGTGGCGCAGGAGACGAAGCGGATTATCGATATTGCGAAGAATCAGGATAAGCCGTTCTTTATCTGGTCAAATTTCTGGGGGCCGCACAGCCCGAGCATTGTGCCGGAGCCGTATTATTCGATGTATGATCCGGCAAGCATTCCGGAGCATCCGAGCTACTGCGAGACGTTTGAGGATAAGCCGTACGGGTATTATCTGTCAGAGAAGATGTGGGGGCTTGGAAACTATGGCTGGAAGGGCTTTCAGGAGATCATTGCCCGCTACTATGGGCACTGCACGATGATTGACGATATGGTGGGCATGATCATTGACAAGCTGAAGGAAGAGGGGCTGTATGAGGATACCATCATTATTTATAGTGCGGATCACGGCGACTGTCTGGGAGCGCATAAGCTGATTGAGAAGGGTGCGTTTACGTTTGAGGAGATTTATCATATTCCGATGGTGGTGAAGGGCGCCGGGATTAAGGATAATGAAAGCTTTGTGACGCTGCAGGAGCTGATGCCGACGATTTTGGACATTGCGGGCGCGCAGCCGCCGAAGCCGGTGGATGGCGAGAGCATTCTGCCGCTGATGATGGGCGAGAAGGAGAGCAATGGGCGCACTGAGGTATACGGCGAGTACCATAATCATTTTTATATTGCGCGGCAGCGCATGGTGCGCGACCATGACTATCAGCTGACCTTTAATGAGAGCGAGCGTGGCGAGCTGTACGATCTGAAGAAGGATCCGTACCAGCTGCATAATGTGTGCTATGATCCAGCATATGCTGAGGTGAAGAAGGAATATCTGGAAAAGATGTCCCGGTATATGAAGGAGACGAACGACCCGGCCGGCGTTTGGTTCCACCGGATTAAAGAGTTTTATTGA